A genome region from Rhodopseudomonas boonkerdii includes the following:
- a CDS encoding sulfite exporter TauE/SafE family protein, whose translation MIDSLLILIAAVFALAGFVKGVIGLGLPTVSMGLLATTMTPVQALTIVIVPAIVTNIWQTFAGPYLRDIIYRLWPLLLTTAIAIWLCGSLMTGPYAKYGAIVLGVLLVIYAVVTLVKFQFRTAPKDEKWVGGIVGAITGVVSAATGVQVIPSMPFMQSIGMEKNELVQALGLYFTVATVAQAFNLTSAGLLNAATAVPGIVAMITAFAGMFLGQAVRDRMAPEQFRRWFLIAMLLLGIYLAVSATLAVMK comes from the coding sequence ATGATCGACAGCTTGCTCATTCTGATCGCCGCCGTATTCGCCCTGGCCGGTTTCGTCAAAGGTGTCATCGGCCTCGGCTTGCCCACGGTTTCGATGGGCCTGCTCGCCACCACCATGACGCCGGTGCAGGCGCTCACCATCGTGATCGTGCCGGCCATCGTCACCAACATCTGGCAGACCTTCGCCGGCCCCTATCTGCGCGATATCATCTACCGGCTATGGCCGCTGCTGCTCACCACCGCGATCGCGATCTGGCTGTGCGGAAGCCTGATGACGGGGCCTTACGCCAAATACGGCGCGATCGTGCTCGGCGTGTTGCTGGTCATCTATGCCGTCGTAACGCTGGTCAAATTCCAGTTCAGGACCGCGCCCAAGGATGAAAAATGGGTCGGTGGCATCGTCGGTGCGATCACCGGCGTCGTCTCGGCTGCGACGGGGGTGCAGGTCATCCCCTCGATGCCGTTCATGCAATCCATCGGCATGGAGAAAAACGAACTCGTCCAGGCGCTCGGTCTCTACTTCACCGTCGCCACGGTGGCCCAGGCCTTTAACCTCACCAGTGCCGGCCTGCTCAATGCGGCAACCGCGGTGCCCGGAATCGTCGCCATGATCACCGCTTTCGCCGGCATGTTTCTCGGCCAGGCAGTGCGTGACCGCATGGCACCGGAGCAATTCCGCCGCTGGTTCCTGATCGCAATGCTGCTGCTCGGCATCTATCTCGCCGTCAGCGCGACACTGGCCGTGATGAAGTAA
- a CDS encoding LysR family transcriptional regulator: MHFDLVDLRLFAAVVEARSITGGAAAVHLALASASARIQGLEAAAGVALLKRGRRGVTLTAAGESLLGHARVVLHDVEALRSDMAAYASGAKASIVLLANTVGLSEHLPKALAAFLREHPQVSLEAEERESADIAQAIAAGSADLGFAAEHTLPDTLDRFIFSEDRLVLVTAPRSDLASRRSIDFREVADRDFIGLTNATALQNHIGKYAARLGARLRYRAQMRDFDAMCQMAAAHVGIAIVPEVAARRCAKSMAITLVRIRDVWANRKLAICFRDLKAMSRPAQQLVEHLRAAARG, translated from the coding sequence ATGCATTTCGATCTGGTCGATCTCAGGCTGTTCGCCGCAGTGGTGGAGGCACGGAGCATTACCGGAGGCGCAGCGGCGGTTCATCTCGCGCTTGCCTCGGCAAGTGCGCGCATTCAGGGCCTCGAAGCAGCCGCCGGCGTTGCTCTGCTTAAGCGCGGGCGACGTGGTGTGACGCTGACGGCGGCAGGAGAAAGCCTGCTCGGCCATGCTCGTGTGGTGCTGCATGACGTGGAAGCCTTGCGCAGCGATATGGCAGCCTATGCCAGCGGGGCCAAGGCCAGCATCGTCCTGCTCGCAAACACCGTCGGTTTGTCCGAGCATCTGCCAAAAGCGCTGGCTGCGTTTCTGCGGGAGCACCCGCAGGTCAGCCTTGAAGCCGAGGAGCGGGAAAGCGCCGATATCGCGCAGGCGATCGCCGCGGGCAGCGCCGATCTCGGTTTCGCCGCCGAGCATACGCTGCCAGACACGCTGGACCGCTTCATTTTCAGCGAGGATCGGCTGGTGCTCGTGACGGCGCCGCGGAGCGATCTGGCATCTCGCCGATCGATCGATTTTCGCGAGGTGGCCGATCGCGACTTCATCGGGCTCACCAATGCGACGGCGCTGCAGAATCACATCGGCAAATATGCCGCCCGGCTGGGTGCGCGGCTGAGATATCGCGCCCAGATGCGCGATTTCGATGCCATGTGCCAGATGGCGGCGGCGCATGTGGGCATTGCCATCGTCCCGGAAGTGGCGGCGCGACGGTGTGCGAAATCGATGGCGATCACGCTGGTGCGAATCCGCGATGTCTGGGCCAATCGCAAGCTGGCGATCTGTTTTCGCGATCTGAAGGCGATGTCGCGCCCCGCGCAGCAACTGGTGGAGCATCTGCGAGCAGCGGCAAGGGGCTGA
- the gltB gene encoding glutamate synthase large subunit has product MSGSEHERQLIETGTQTAAPAIKSAHVKDTVIKPELHTYRPPALGLYDPAKEKDACGVGFIANIKGAKSHRIVSDALNILCNLEHRGATGADPRFGDGAGILVQIPHKFFARKATELGFELPEPGQYAVGALFMPRDVPWRKVLQGIIADQIKAEGLKLLGWREVPTDNSSLGESVKPTEPTVMQVFIGIGKAKIADANDFERRLYILRKSISQAIYSRRERGLSGYYACSLSCRTIIYKGMFLADQLGSYYADLHEDDFESALALVHQRFSTNTFPTWSLAHPFRMVAHNGEINTLRGNTNWMAARQASVESELFGKDISRLWPISYEGQSDTACFDNALEFLVQGGYSLAHAVMMMIPEAWAGNPLMDEQRRAFYEYHAALMEPWDGPAALAFTDGRQIGATLDRNGLRPARYLVTKDDRIVMASEMGVLDIPEENIVTKWRLQPGKMLLVDLEQGRLIPDEEIKAELAASHPYAQWLHNTQMRLEELPDAPSTGQRSNLPLLARQQAFGYTQEDITILMTPMASQGEEAAGSMGTDTPISALSNKPKPLYTYFKQNFAQVTNPPIDPIREELVMSLVSIIGPRPNLLDHEGVATTKRLEVRQPILTDQDLEKIRSISDVADSHFVSRTLDTTFHAGLGASGMEQVLDELCARAEGAVREGVNIIILSDRMAGSDRIPIPALLACAAVHHHLIRTGLRTSVGLVVESGEPREVHHFACLAGYGAEAINPYLAFESIIAMKDKLPVKLDDYEIVKRYIKSIGKGLLKVMSKMGISTYQSYCGAQIFDAVGLRSEFISKYFTGTHGQIEGVGLPEIAEETVRRHNEAFGEIQIFKNALDIGGEYAYRSRGEDHAWNAETVSLLQHAARGNSQERYRAFAKMLNDQAERLLTLRGLFRIKTAEDEKRKPVPLEEVESAKEIVKRFATGAMSFGSISREAHTTLAIAMNRIGGKSNTGEGGEEADRFKPMPNGDSMRSAIKQIASGRFGVTTEYLVNSDMMQIKMAQGAKPGEGGQLPGHKVDATIAAVRHSTPGVGLISPPPHHDIYSIEDIAQLIYDLKNVNPTGQVSVKLVSEIGVGTVAAGVAKARADHVTIAGFEGGTGASPLTSIKHAGSPWEIGLAETHQTLVRERLRSRIVVQVDGGFRTGRDVVIGALLGADEFGFATAPLIAAGCIMMRKCHLNTCPVGVATQDPVLRKRFTGQPEHVINYFFFVAEEVREIMATLGYRTFDEMVGQVQMLDQTALVSHWKAKGLDFSKLFVRQPELPGQKIYHSEEQNHHLEKVLDRELIAKAQSALDRGAPVKFDAKINSTNRSAGAMLAGAVAKIYGHAGLPEDTIKVSLKGTAGQAFGAWLCNGITFDLEGEGNDYVGKGLSGGKIIVRPPAHSGIVPEESIIVGNTVMYGAIEGECYFRGVAGERFAVRNSGAVAVVEGAGDHCCEYMTGGIVVVLGKTGRNFAAGMSGGIAYVLDEAGDFEKLCNMAMVELEPVLSEELVAENAYHHTGDLEAHGKVDVFANLLESDIERLHILISRHAKYAGSKKAQTILADWKTWLPKFRKVMPVEYRRALKEMKAKAADAEPKIAIGA; this is encoded by the coding sequence ATGAGCGGATCAGAGCACGAGCGCCAATTGATCGAAACCGGTACGCAGACGGCGGCCCCGGCTATCAAATCGGCTCACGTGAAAGATACCGTCATCAAACCGGAACTGCACACCTACCGCCCGCCGGCGCTGGGCCTGTATGACCCGGCCAAGGAAAAGGACGCCTGCGGCGTCGGTTTCATCGCCAATATCAAGGGTGCGAAGTCGCATCGGATCGTATCTGACGCGCTGAATATCCTGTGCAACCTCGAGCATCGCGGCGCCACCGGCGCGGATCCGCGCTTCGGCGACGGCGCGGGCATTCTGGTGCAGATTCCCCACAAGTTCTTCGCCCGCAAGGCGACCGAACTCGGTTTCGAATTGCCGGAGCCCGGCCAATATGCCGTCGGCGCGTTGTTCATGCCGCGCGACGTGCCGTGGCGGAAAGTGCTGCAGGGCATCATCGCCGACCAGATCAAGGCCGAAGGTCTGAAGCTGCTCGGCTGGCGCGAGGTGCCGACCGACAATTCCTCGCTCGGTGAAAGCGTGAAGCCGACCGAGCCGACTGTCATGCAGGTCTTCATCGGCATCGGCAAAGCCAAGATCGCCGATGCCAACGATTTCGAGCGCCGTCTCTATATCCTGCGCAAGTCGATCTCGCAGGCGATCTATTCGCGCCGCGAGCGCGGCCTGTCGGGCTATTACGCCTGTTCGCTGTCGTGCCGAACCATCATCTACAAGGGCATGTTCCTGGCAGACCAGCTCGGCAGCTACTATGCCGACCTGCACGAGGATGACTTCGAATCAGCGCTCGCCCTCGTGCATCAGCGCTTCTCGACCAACACCTTCCCGACCTGGTCGCTGGCGCATCCATTCCGCATGGTCGCGCATAACGGCGAAATCAACACGCTGCGCGGCAACACCAACTGGATGGCGGCGCGTCAGGCCTCGGTGGAATCCGAACTGTTCGGCAAGGACATCAGCCGTCTTTGGCCGATCTCCTATGAAGGCCAGTCGGACACCGCCTGCTTCGACAACGCTCTCGAATTCCTCGTGCAGGGCGGCTATTCGCTGGCGCACGCGGTCATGATGATGATTCCGGAAGCGTGGGCCGGCAATCCACTGATGGATGAGCAGCGCCGCGCCTTCTACGAATATCACGCGGCACTGATGGAGCCGTGGGACGGTCCGGCTGCGCTGGCCTTCACCGACGGCCGCCAGATCGGCGCCACCCTGGACCGTAACGGCCTGCGTCCCGCGCGCTATCTCGTCACCAAGGACGACCGCATCGTCATGGCGTCCGAAATGGGCGTGCTCGACATTCCGGAAGAGAACATCGTCACCAAGTGGCGCCTGCAGCCGGGCAAGATGCTGCTGGTCGATCTCGAGCAGGGGCGCCTGATCCCGGACGAAGAGATCAAGGCCGAGCTCGCCGCCAGCCATCCCTATGCGCAATGGCTGCACAACACCCAGATGCGCCTGGAAGAACTGCCCGACGCGCCGTCGACGGGCCAGCGCTCGAACCTGCCGCTGCTCGCGCGCCAGCAGGCCTTCGGCTACACCCAGGAAGACATCACCATCCTGATGACGCCGATGGCGTCGCAGGGCGAGGAAGCCGCGGGTTCGATGGGCACCGACACGCCGATCTCGGCGCTGTCGAACAAGCCGAAGCCGCTCTACACCTACTTCAAGCAGAATTTCGCGCAGGTGACCAACCCGCCGATCGATCCGATCCGCGAGGAGCTCGTCATGAGCCTCGTGTCGATCATCGGGCCGCGGCCGAATCTGCTCGACCATGAGGGTGTCGCCACCACCAAGCGCCTCGAAGTTCGTCAGCCGATCCTGACCGACCAGGATCTGGAAAAGATTCGCTCGATCTCCGACGTAGCCGATTCGCACTTCGTCTCGCGTACCCTCGACACCACCTTCCATGCCGGGCTCGGTGCGTCGGGAATGGAGCAGGTGCTGGACGAACTTTGTGCGCGCGCCGAAGGCGCGGTGCGCGAGGGCGTCAACATCATCATCCTGTCGGACCGCATGGCGGGCTCGGATCGTATCCCGATCCCGGCGCTGCTGGCCTGCGCCGCCGTGCATCACCATCTGATCCGCACAGGCCTGCGCACCTCGGTGGGTCTCGTCGTTGAATCCGGCGAGCCTCGCGAAGTGCATCACTTCGCTTGTCTGGCTGGCTATGGCGCCGAAGCGATCAACCCGTACCTGGCCTTCGAATCCATCATCGCGATGAAGGACAAGCTGCCGGTCAAGCTCGACGACTACGAAATCGTCAAGCGCTACATCAAGTCGATCGGCAAGGGCCTGCTGAAGGTGATGTCCAAGATGGGCATCTCCACTTATCAGTCCTATTGCGGCGCGCAGATCTTCGACGCGGTCGGCCTACGTTCGGAGTTCATCAGCAAGTACTTCACCGGCACTCACGGCCAGATCGAGGGCGTCGGCCTGCCGGAGATCGCGGAAGAAACCGTGCGTCGCCACAATGAGGCGTTCGGCGAGATCCAGATCTTCAAGAACGCGCTCGATATCGGCGGCGAATACGCCTATCGCAGCCGCGGCGAAGACCATGCCTGGAATGCCGAGACGGTGTCGCTGCTGCAGCACGCCGCCCGCGGCAACTCGCAGGAGCGTTATCGCGCTTTCGCCAAGATGCTCAACGACCAGGCCGAGCGCCTGCTGACCCTGCGCGGCCTGTTCAGGATCAAGACCGCCGAGGACGAGAAGCGCAAGCCGGTGCCGCTCGAGGAAGTCGAGTCTGCGAAGGAGATCGTCAAGCGCTTCGCGACCGGCGCCATGTCGTTCGGCTCGATCTCGCGCGAGGCGCACACCACGCTCGCGATCGCCATGAACCGGATCGGCGGCAAGTCGAACACCGGCGAAGGCGGCGAAGAGGCGGATCGCTTCAAGCCGATGCCGAACGGCGATTCGATGCGTTCGGCGATCAAGCAGATCGCGTCCGGTCGCTTCGGCGTGACGACGGAATATCTCGTCAATTCCGACATGATGCAGATCAAGATGGCGCAGGGCGCGAAGCCCGGCGAAGGCGGACAGCTGCCCGGCCACAAGGTCGACGCGACCATCGCCGCCGTCCGCCACTCGACCCCGGGCGTCGGCCTGATCTCGCCGCCGCCGCATCACGACATCTATTCGATCGAAGATATCGCGCAGCTCATCTACGACCTCAAGAACGTCAATCCGACGGGCCAGGTCTCGGTGAAGCTGGTGTCGGAAATCGGTGTCGGTACGGTGGCCGCAGGCGTCGCCAAGGCGCGTGCGGACCATGTGACCATCGCCGGCTTCGAAGGCGGCACCGGCGCCTCGCCGCTGACTTCGATCAAGCATGCGGGCTCGCCCTGGGAAATTGGCCTTGCCGAAACCCACCAGACGCTGGTGCGTGAGCGGCTGCGCTCGCGCATCGTCGTTCAGGTCGATGGCGGCTTCCGCACCGGCCGCGACGTCGTCATCGGCGCGCTGCTGGGTGCCGACGAGTTCGGCTTCGCGACTGCGCCGCTGATCGCGGCGGGCTGCATCATGATGCGCAAGTGCCATCTCAACACCTGCCCGGTCGGCGTCGCGACGCAGGACCCGGTGCTGCGCAAGCGCTTCACCGGCCAGCCCGAGCATGTGATCAACTACTTCTTCTTCGTCGCTGAAGAAGTCCGCGAGATCATGGCGACCCTGGGCTACCGTACCTTCGATGAAATGGTCGGTCAGGTGCAGATGCTCGACCAGACCGCACTGGTCTCGCACTGGAAGGCCAAGGGGCTTGACTTCTCCAAGCTGTTCGTGCGCCAGCCTGAACTGCCCGGTCAGAAGATCTATCATTCGGAAGAGCAGAACCATCACCTGGAGAAGGTGCTGGATCGCGAACTGATCGCCAAGGCTCAGTCCGCACTCGACCGCGGCGCCCCAGTGAAGTTCGACGCCAAGATCAACTCCACCAATCGTTCGGCCGGTGCCATGCTGGCAGGCGCGGTGGCCAAGATCTACGGCCATGCAGGCCTGCCCGAGGACACGATCAAGGTGTCGCTGAAGGGCACTGCCGGTCAGGCCTTCGGCGCCTGGCTGTGCAACGGCATCACGTTCGATCTCGAAGGCGAAGGCAACGATTATGTCGGCAAGGGCCTGTCAGGCGGCAAGATCATTGTCCGTCCGCCCGCGCATTCGGGCATCGTGCCGGAAGAATCCATCATCGTCGGCAACACCGTGATGTATGGCGCGATCGAGGGCGAGTGCTATTTCCGCGGCGTCGCCGGCGAACGCTTTGCCGTGCGTAACTCGGGCGCGGTGGCCGTCGTCGAAGGCGCCGGCGATCACTGCTGCGAATACATGACCGGCGGCATTGTCGTGGTGCTCGGCAAAACCGGGCGCAACTTTGCGGCCGGCATGTCCGGCGGCATCGCCTATGTCCTCGACGAGGCCGGCGATTTCGAAAAGCTGTGCAACATGGCGATGGTCGAGCTCGAGCCGGTCCTCTCCGAGGAACTGGTTGCCGAGAATGCCTATCACCACACCGGCGATCTCGAGGCCCATGGCAAGGTGGACGTGTTCGCCAACCTGCTGGAATCGGACATCGAGCGTCTGCACATTCTGATCTCGCGTCACGCAAAATATGCGGGCTCGAAGAAGGCGCAGACGATTCTCGCCGACTGGAAGACCTGGCTGCCGAAATTCCGCAAGGTCATGCCGGTCGAGTATCGCCGCGCTCTCAAAGAGATGAAAGCGAAAGCCGCCGACGCCGAACCGAAGATCGCGATCGGCGCGTAA
- a CDS encoding LysE family translocator has product MFGIHDIWLFVLSGLLLNITPGPDTAYIVGRSVQIGWRGGVAAALGICAGCLVHVFAAAIGLSALLAASSTAFTIVKWVGAAYLLYSGIQMLRWKTPENPLASSIEKPAIRLGHVFWQGALTNALNPKVALFFLAFLPQFVDADASHKALAFMALGMMFIGTGAIWCLLVAVFAARAARRVRQSGKGLVWINRALGSVFIYLGIRVALLETR; this is encoded by the coding sequence ATGTTCGGCATTCACGATATCTGGCTGTTCGTCCTTTCTGGTCTGCTACTCAACATCACGCCGGGGCCGGATACGGCTTACATCGTCGGGCGGAGCGTGCAGATCGGGTGGCGTGGCGGTGTCGCGGCGGCGCTGGGGATTTGCGCGGGATGTCTCGTCCATGTCTTTGCGGCGGCCATCGGGCTCTCGGCGCTGCTCGCGGCATCGTCGACGGCCTTCACCATCGTGAAATGGGTTGGCGCTGCCTATCTGCTCTATAGCGGCATTCAGATGTTGCGTTGGAAGACGCCGGAGAATCCGCTTGCCTCATCTATCGAGAAGCCGGCGATACGGCTTGGCCATGTGTTCTGGCAAGGCGCTTTGACCAATGCGCTGAATCCAAAGGTCGCGCTGTTCTTCCTCGCATTCCTTCCGCAATTCGTGGACGCCGATGCGTCCCACAAAGCGCTGGCCTTCATGGCGCTTGGCATGATGTTCATCGGCACCGGCGCCATCTGGTGTCTGTTGGTCGCGGTGTTTGCCGCCCGTGCCGCACGACGTGTGCGACAGTCCGGCAAAGGACTGGTCTGGATCAACCGCGCCCTTGGCAGCGTGTTCATCTATCTCGGGATTCGCGTGGCATTGCTGGAGACCCGATAG
- a CDS encoding alpha/beta fold hydrolase: MTLVSIPANPVPEGATSGIIKTPDGVELRFARWAPPAGHKGTVCVFSGRGEFIEKYFETVRDLRDRGFAVAMIDWRGQGHSARQLRDARKGYVRSFSDFEIDVEAFVQQVVMPDCPPPYYALAHSMGGAVMLRVAHAGKRWFDRMVLSAPMIDLPGRATSLPARLLLRVMRFTGQGGNYIPGGNGELVGTTSFPDNKLTSDPVRYARNAAILQEDPALGIGSPTIAWADTAIRAMHGFRATRYPADIRQPILMLAASHDQVVSTPAIEEFAYHLRAGSHLVIAGARHEILQEQDRYRQQFWAAFDAFVPGTPLFK, encoded by the coding sequence ATGACGCTTGTCTCGATCCCTGCCAATCCGGTTCCCGAAGGCGCCACTTCCGGCATAATCAAGACGCCCGATGGGGTCGAGCTGCGCTTCGCGCGATGGGCGCCGCCGGCAGGTCACAAGGGTACGGTCTGTGTCTTCAGCGGCCGCGGTGAATTCATTGAAAAGTATTTCGAGACGGTGCGCGATCTGCGCGACCGCGGATTTGCGGTCGCGATGATCGACTGGCGGGGCCAGGGCCATTCGGCGCGGCAACTGCGCGATGCCCGCAAGGGCTATGTGCGCAGCTTCTCGGACTTCGAAATCGATGTCGAAGCCTTTGTGCAGCAGGTAGTCATGCCGGACTGCCCGCCGCCTTACTACGCGCTGGCGCATTCGATGGGGGGCGCGGTGATGCTGCGCGTGGCCCATGCGGGGAAGCGGTGGTTCGATCGCATGGTGCTGTCGGCGCCGATGATCGATCTGCCGGGCCGCGCGACGTCGCTCCCGGCACGGTTGCTGCTGCGTGTCATGCGGTTCACTGGCCAGGGTGGCAACTACATTCCGGGCGGCAACGGCGAACTGGTCGGGACGACCTCCTTCCCGGACAACAAGCTGACATCGGACCCCGTGCGTTATGCGCGCAACGCTGCGATCCTGCAGGAAGATCCGGCGCTCGGCATCGGTTCGCCGACGATCGCCTGGGCAGACACCGCGATCCGCGCGATGCATGGATTCCGGGCGACGCGATATCCGGCCGATATCCGCCAGCCGATCCTGATGCTGGCTGCGAGCCATGATCAGGTGGTTTCGACGCCAGCCATCGAGGAATTCGCCTATCATCTGCGGGCAGGATCGCATCTCGTCATCGCTGGTGCGCGGCACGAGATTTTGCAGGAGCAGGACCGCTACCGGCAGCAATTCTGGGCGGCCTTCGATGCCTTCGTGCCGGGGACGCCGTTATTTAAGTGA
- a CDS encoding glutamate synthase subunit beta produces the protein MGKITGFLEIERHDRKYAPVAERLKNYNEFVIPLGDKDTQSQAARCMNCGIPYCHGTGSVQPGTPGCPVNNQIPDWNDLVYQGNWEEASRNLHSTNNFPEFTGRICPAPCEASCTLNIDDNPVTIKTIECAIVDKAWDNGWLKPQVATEKTGRKVAVIGAGPAGMACAQQLARAGHEVHVYEKFAKAGGLMRYGIPDFKMEKGVIDRRVEQMVGEGIVFHYNTPVGGTAPNAVDPAELVKSYDAVALTGGAEHGRDLPIPGRELDGIHFAMDFLPQQNRRVGNEPLGDVKDILAGGKHVVVIGGGDTGSDCIGTSLRQGALSVTQLEIMPAPPERENKGLTWPNWPLKMRTSSSQAEGAEREFAVLTQSFEGKDGKVTQLNCVRVDDKFKPIPGSEFVLKADLVLLAMGFVHPVHEGMLKTLGVELDQRGNVRAGLTDFATSLPKVFSAGDMRRGQSLVVWAIREGRLCARAIDTALMGTTTLPR, from the coding sequence ATGGGCAAGATCACCGGTTTTCTCGAAATCGAACGTCACGATCGCAAGTATGCGCCGGTCGCGGAGCGGCTGAAGAACTACAATGAGTTCGTGATCCCGCTTGGGGACAAGGATACGCAGAGCCAGGCAGCGCGCTGCATGAATTGCGGTATCCCCTATTGCCACGGCACAGGCTCGGTGCAGCCCGGCACGCCCGGCTGTCCGGTCAACAACCAGATTCCGGACTGGAACGACCTCGTCTATCAGGGCAATTGGGAAGAGGCCTCGCGCAATCTGCATTCGACCAACAACTTCCCGGAGTTCACCGGTCGTATCTGTCCGGCGCCGTGCGAAGCGTCCTGCACGCTGAACATCGACGACAATCCGGTGACCATCAAGACGATCGAATGCGCCATCGTCGACAAGGCCTGGGACAATGGCTGGCTGAAGCCGCAGGTCGCCACCGAGAAGACCGGTCGCAAGGTCGCCGTGATCGGCGCCGGCCCGGCCGGCATGGCCTGCGCGCAGCAGCTGGCCCGCGCCGGCCACGAGGTCCATGTCTATGAGAAGTTCGCCAAGGCCGGCGGCCTGATGCGCTACGGCATTCCCGACTTCAAGATGGAGAAGGGGGTCATTGATCGCCGCGTCGAGCAGATGGTCGGCGAAGGCATCGTCTTCCACTACAACACGCCGGTGGGGGGCACGGCGCCGAACGCCGTCGATCCCGCCGAGTTGGTGAAGAGCTACGACGCCGTCGCCCTGACCGGCGGTGCCGAGCACGGCCGCGATCTGCCGATCCCGGGCCGTGAACTCGATGGCATTCATTTCGCCATGGATTTCCTGCCGCAGCAGAATCGCCGCGTCGGCAACGAGCCGCTCGGCGACGTGAAGGACATTCTGGCCGGCGGCAAGCATGTCGTCGTCATCGGCGGCGGCGACACCGGTTCGGACTGCATCGGCACCTCGCTGCGCCAGGGCGCATTGTCGGTGACCCAGCTCGAAATCATGCCCGCCCCGCCGGAGCGCGAGAACAAAGGTCTCACCTGGCCGAACTGGCCGCTGAAGATGCGTACCTCGTCCAGCCAGGCCGAAGGCGCCGAGCGTGAATTCGCCGTGCTGACCCAGAGCTTCGAGGGCAAGGATGGCAAGGTCACGCAGCTCAATTGCGTGCGGGTGGACGACAAGTTCAAGCCGATTCCCGGCAGCGAATTCGTCCTCAAGGCCGATCTCGTATTGCTCGCCATGGGCTTTGTGCATCCGGTGCACGAAGGCATGCTGAAGACCCTCGGGGTCGAGCTCGACCAGCGTGGCAATGTCCGCGCCGGCCTGACCGACTTCGCGACGTCGCTGCCGAAGGTGTTCTCGGCCGGAGACATGCGCCGTGGCCAGTCGCTGGTGGTGTGGGCGATCCGTGAGGGCCGCCTGTGCGCCCGCGCGATCGACACCGCGCTGATGGGGACGACGACGCTGCCGCGTTGA
- a CDS encoding DUF930 domain-containing protein has product MKSPALALAAITVASVAPTTAVSAAPDARFLRALDRLDPKTRLEQICDLEAMRRMSQSKSAGARVDRAKSDVIVPPQHLGNTLVAKGGAFRAGGKWYQMSFTCKATPDHKTVLDFSYKTGAAIPPAKWASYGLWK; this is encoded by the coding sequence ATGAAATCCCCTGCTCTCGCGCTCGCCGCGATCACGGTCGCATCAGTTGCGCCTACGACGGCCGTCTCGGCTGCACCCGATGCACGGTTTCTCCGCGCGCTCGACAGGCTCGATCCGAAAACCCGGCTGGAGCAAATCTGCGATCTTGAGGCGATGCGACGGATGAGCCAGAGCAAGTCGGCCGGCGCACGGGTCGACCGCGCCAAATCCGACGTGATCGTGCCGCCGCAGCATCTCGGCAACACGCTGGTAGCTAAAGGCGGCGCATTCCGCGCCGGCGGCAAATGGTACCAGATGTCCTTCACCTGCAAGGCGACGCCGGACCACAAGACCGTGCTGGATTTCAGCTACAAGACCGGTGCTGCGATTCCGCCCGCGAAGTGGGCCTCTTACGGGCTCTGGAAGTGA
- a CDS encoding Hsp20 family protein yields MRTYDLTPFYRSTVGFDRLFNLLDQSTSDSAPGYPPYNIERTGENEYRISVAVSGFAQNELSIVAKENTLTIKGEKAANENGNKSEVLYRGIAARAFERAFQLADFVQVRNASLENGLLHVDLVREIPEAAKPRSIPISTGAVSSPQVVDGSAEKVAA; encoded by the coding sequence ATGCGTACCTATGATCTGACCCCGTTCTATCGTTCCACCGTCGGCTTCGATCGCCTGTTCAATCTGCTCGATCAGAGCACCAGCGACAGCGCGCCGGGCTATCCGCCCTACAATATCGAACGTACCGGTGAGAACGAGTATCGTATCAGCGTCGCCGTCTCCGGCTTTGCCCAGAATGAACTTTCCATCGTCGCGAAGGAAAATACGCTGACGATCAAGGGCGAGAAAGCCGCCAACGAGAACGGCAACAAGTCCGAAGTGCTCTATCGCGGCATTGCCGCCCGCGCCTTCGAACGTGCCTTCCAGCTCGCCGACTTCGTGCAGGTCAGGAATGCCTCGCTCGAAAATGGCCTGCTCCATGTGGACCTCGTCCGCGAGATCCCGGAAGCCGCGAAGCCGCGGAGCATCCCGATTTCCACCGGCGCCGTAAGCTCGCCGCAGGTGGTCGATGGCTCGGCCGAGAAAGTCGCCGCGTAA